One genomic segment of Amycolatopsis sp. Hca4 includes these proteins:
- a CDS encoding alcohol dehydrogenase catalytic domain-containing protein — translation MKAAQLIAPGKVVVAEVPDPVPGSPTDAVVRVVAAGICGTDVRGFAGRPGPVQGPNCGHEFAGVVTDVGAEVTSVRPGDFVLAPFTFSDGVCPPCRRGVPTSCSAGGMWGVAAGGGQAEAVLVPFADATLVAVRVDENDERIPALLTMTDVVSTGWHALSQGLRQVPPDRSTAVAVVGDGAVGLGSVLAARAAGVERIFLLGHHEPRLALGTRFGATDVITAGSGAEAAAAVREATGGAGADLVVDAVGEQSALDTAMAACADGGVLGLVGGPHGQVDAAMCFLRNITLTGGITPARRYLPELAARVIAGELDPSPLFDRTVALDDVGAGYAAMAGRAAVKVLVRP, via the coding sequence GTGAAGGCCGCACAGCTGATCGCGCCCGGCAAGGTCGTCGTGGCCGAGGTGCCCGACCCGGTGCCGGGCTCGCCGACCGACGCCGTCGTCCGGGTGGTCGCCGCCGGGATCTGCGGGACCGACGTCCGCGGCTTCGCCGGCCGGCCCGGCCCGGTGCAGGGACCGAATTGCGGGCACGAGTTCGCCGGTGTCGTCACCGACGTCGGCGCCGAGGTCACCTCGGTCCGGCCGGGGGACTTCGTGCTTGCGCCGTTCACCTTCTCCGACGGCGTCTGCCCGCCCTGCCGCCGCGGGGTGCCCACCTCGTGCTCCGCAGGCGGGATGTGGGGCGTCGCGGCCGGCGGCGGGCAGGCGGAAGCGGTCCTCGTGCCCTTCGCCGACGCCACGCTGGTCGCCGTCCGCGTCGACGAGAACGACGAGCGAATCCCCGCCCTGCTGACGATGACCGATGTCGTGTCCACGGGCTGGCACGCGCTGAGTCAGGGACTGCGCCAGGTTCCGCCGGACCGCTCGACGGCGGTCGCAGTCGTCGGGGACGGCGCGGTGGGGCTCGGCTCGGTGCTCGCGGCCCGGGCCGCGGGAGTCGAGCGCATCTTCCTGCTGGGGCACCACGAGCCGCGGCTTGCGCTCGGCACGCGGTTCGGCGCCACCGACGTCATCACGGCCGGCAGCGGTGCGGAGGCCGCCGCGGCGGTCCGGGAAGCCACCGGCGGCGCCGGAGCCGATCTCGTGGTCGACGCCGTGGGCGAGCAGTCCGCCCTGGACACCGCGATGGCCGCGTGCGCGGACGGCGGGGTGCTCGGCCTGGTCGGCGGCCCGCACGGCCAGGTCGACGCCGCGATGTGCTTCCTGCGCAACATCACCCTGACCGGCGGCATCACCCCGGCGCGCCGCTACCTGCCGGAGCTGGCCGCCCGGGTGATCGCCGGTGAGCTGGACCCGTCGCCGCTGTTCGATCGCACGGTGGCGCTCGACGACGTCGGGGCGGGCTACGCGGCGATGGCCGGCCGGGCAGCCGTGAAGGTGCTGGTGCGGCCGTGA
- a CDS encoding O-methyltransferase, with product MTTTTEQPEKAVLLTPQVLDYMRAQLPPFTDVQRELIDATLALGEVAEMQVPPEQGALLTLLARLTGARVAVEVGTFTGYSTLALAEGVGPAGRVITCDVTDRWAPIATAAWTAAGVADRVEPLLGPAAETLRGLPEEPFVDLAFLDADKVGYRTYWEELVPRLRPNGLIVADNVLYAGEAASPDAEGNARAIREFNDHVRNDDRVESVLLTVADGLTLARKKDRGER from the coding sequence ATGACGACAACCACTGAGCAGCCCGAGAAAGCGGTGCTGCTCACCCCGCAGGTGCTCGACTACATGCGGGCCCAGCTCCCGCCGTTCACCGACGTCCAGCGCGAGCTGATCGACGCCACGCTCGCCCTGGGCGAGGTGGCCGAAATGCAGGTCCCGCCCGAACAGGGTGCGCTGCTGACGTTGCTGGCCCGGCTGACCGGCGCCCGCGTCGCGGTCGAAGTGGGCACCTTCACCGGGTACTCGACGCTCGCGCTGGCCGAGGGCGTGGGCCCGGCCGGCCGGGTGATCACCTGCGACGTGACCGACCGCTGGGCTCCGATCGCCACCGCCGCCTGGACCGCGGCCGGCGTGGCCGACCGCGTGGAACCGCTGCTCGGCCCCGCCGCCGAAACCCTGCGCGGCCTGCCCGAGGAGCCGTTCGTCGACCTGGCCTTCCTCGACGCCGACAAGGTCGGCTACCGCACCTACTGGGAGGAACTCGTGCCCCGACTGCGCCCCAACGGCCTCATCGTGGCCGACAACGTGCTCTACGCCGGCGAGGCGGCTTCGCCCGACGCGGAAGGCAACGCCCGCGCCATCCGCGAGTTCAACGACCACGTGCGCAACGACGACCGCGTCGAGTCAGTGCTGCTCACCGTCGCGGACGGGCTCACCCTGGCCCGCAAGAAGGACCGGGGGGAGCGGTGA
- a CDS encoding L-tyrosine 3-hydroxylase, with protein MTAPPLPRLTVPLPQDPFTPCAGDTGDAGEPAGPPPADGEAELAWYRWLLGHHGAFCAWRLLSAALGRGDLGEAADLHDTYSALLLYSGSCTPEVYCSVIRPRMAARHPAMSGTWARDHRHAAALLAAARPAPGSALKVAVKFNRLVHMTVAARLVPDGGSLLRDAGRDVHCAPTEGEQALLDDFFLVDRAPVCAHVFTAALRERVAALLADLAARPVRASYDRDAVNQFQVDLPVHIGRLVPIAETALAEGANA; from the coding sequence GTGACCGCTCCGCCGCTGCCCCGGCTGACCGTTCCGCTGCCGCAGGACCCGTTCACCCCGTGCGCCGGGGACACCGGCGACGCCGGCGAACCCGCCGGGCCACCGCCGGCCGACGGCGAAGCCGAGCTGGCCTGGTACCGCTGGCTGCTGGGCCACCACGGCGCTTTCTGCGCCTGGCGGCTGCTGTCCGCCGCTCTCGGCCGCGGTGACCTGGGCGAGGCCGCGGACCTGCACGACACCTACTCGGCGCTGCTGCTCTACTCGGGCAGCTGCACCCCCGAGGTCTACTGCTCGGTGATCCGGCCCCGGATGGCGGCCCGGCACCCGGCGATGAGCGGCACGTGGGCGCGCGACCACCGGCACGCCGCCGCCCTGCTCGCCGCGGCCCGGCCGGCCCCCGGGTCGGCGCTGAAGGTGGCCGTGAAGTTCAACCGCCTCGTGCACATGACGGTGGCCGCCCGGCTCGTGCCGGACGGCGGGTCGCTCCTGCGCGACGCCGGACGGGACGTCCACTGCGCGCCCACCGAGGGTGAACAGGCCCTGCTCGACGATTTCTTCCTCGTCGACCGCGCCCCGGTCTGCGCGCACGTCTTCACCGCGGCGTTGCGGGAGCGGGTGGCAGCACTCCTGGCCGACCTCGCGGCACGACCGGTGCGCGCGAGCTACGACCGTGACGCGGTGAACCAGTTCCAGGTCGATCTGCCGGTGCACATCGGCCGTCTCGTCCCGATCGCCGAGACGGCTCTCGCGGAAGGAGCCAACGCATGA
- a CDS encoding aromatic amino acid ammonia-lyase, with product MSPIDSATTSLDLSAPVELTHLEAAARPMSLSLSTTAIADIERGRGFVEATLARRERQVYGATTGFGPLVVFDGRESATAQCENVLEHLTVGQGPDLPIPVARAAVLVRARSLARGLSGVSLSTVDTLLAMLATGFAPAIPTWGSVGASGDLVPLAHAVQSLRGNGYAYFDGERMPAAAALRAAGLAPLELDGRDALALVNGTSVTTAAAGLAVLSAQRSLKTALALTAALADLLGATPAFLAPSLLRAFGHPEAAAAGRELSWWLEGTTPVPGRPLQEPYSIRCTPQLLGAAHSAAGWSARTVADDLRGVSDNPLFFPDEDLVAHGGNFFGQPAAFAADLLSSAVTQVGNLAERQVDLLVDPGRNGGRPPMLAAEPGKQHAIQGLQVLATSLVVAMRRACTPAAMQSVPTNLHNQDVVPFGTQAALTAYEQTRLLRLLHGCLGVAVRQAAYIGDREPSAPRCAALVAALAERVRPLTRDRPLDEDIRAAADVLDEHVAEVAM from the coding sequence ATGAGCCCGATCGATTCCGCGACCACCTCCCTCGACCTTTCGGCGCCCGTGGAGCTGACTCATCTCGAGGCTGCCGCCCGGCCGATGTCCCTCTCGCTGTCCACCACCGCGATCGCGGACATCGAACGCGGCCGGGGATTCGTCGAGGCGACGCTGGCGCGGCGCGAACGCCAGGTCTACGGCGCCACCACGGGCTTCGGCCCGCTGGTCGTCTTCGACGGCCGGGAAAGCGCCACCGCGCAGTGCGAAAACGTGCTGGAGCACCTCACCGTCGGGCAGGGGCCCGACCTGCCGATCCCGGTGGCCCGCGCGGCGGTGCTCGTCCGCGCCCGGTCCCTGGCGCGGGGCCTGTCCGGCGTGTCACTGTCCACAGTGGATACTCTGCTGGCGATGCTGGCCACCGGCTTCGCCCCGGCCATCCCGACGTGGGGATCGGTCGGCGCCAGCGGGGACCTGGTTCCCCTGGCGCACGCCGTGCAGAGCCTGCGCGGCAACGGGTACGCCTACTTCGACGGCGAACGGATGCCCGCCGCCGCCGCCCTGCGCGCGGCGGGCCTGGCCCCGCTCGAGCTGGACGGCCGGGACGCGCTGGCGTTGGTCAACGGCACGTCGGTGACGACGGCGGCCGCCGGTCTCGCCGTGCTGTCGGCGCAACGCTCCCTGAAGACCGCGCTCGCGCTGACGGCCGCTCTCGCCGACCTTCTCGGTGCCACGCCCGCCTTCCTGGCACCGTCCCTGCTGCGGGCGTTCGGCCACCCCGAAGCCGCAGCGGCCGGCCGGGAGCTGTCCTGGTGGCTCGAGGGAACCACGCCGGTGCCGGGACGGCCGCTGCAGGAGCCCTACAGCATTCGGTGCACGCCGCAGCTGCTCGGTGCCGCCCACTCGGCGGCCGGGTGGTCGGCCCGGACCGTCGCCGACGACCTGCGGGGGGTCAGCGACAACCCGCTGTTCTTCCCGGACGAAGACCTGGTCGCGCACGGCGGCAACTTCTTCGGCCAGCCGGCTGCCTTCGCCGCCGACCTGCTGTCCTCGGCGGTGACCCAGGTCGGCAACCTCGCCGAGCGGCAGGTCGACCTCCTGGTGGACCCCGGCCGCAACGGCGGGCGGCCCCCGATGCTCGCGGCCGAGCCGGGCAAGCAGCACGCGATCCAGGGGCTGCAGGTGCTGGCGACGTCGCTCGTCGTGGCGATGCGCCGGGCGTGCACGCCGGCGGCGATGCAGAGCGTTCCCACCAACCTGCACAACCAGGACGTCGTCCCGTTCGGCACGCAAGCGGCGCTGACCGCCTACGAGCAAACCCGTCTCCTGCGGCTGCTGCACGGCTGCCTCGGTGTCGCGGTGCGCCAAGCCGCCTACATCGGCGACCGAGAACCGTCCGCGCCGCGCTGCGCGGCCCTGGTCGCGGCGCTGGCCGAGCGGGTTCGGCCGCTCACCCGCGACCGCCCGCTCGACGAGGACATCCGTGCGGCCGCCGACGTGCTGGACGAGCACGTCGCCGAGGTGGCAATGTGA
- a CDS encoding beta-ketoacyl reductase, whose amino-acid sequence MLDLGEGAEEAAFELVASVLHAPPAEDWLAIRNGELLAGRVVPRPDRVRTPPVNLRPDATYVVTGGLGALGLEAARHLAARGARRLVLTSRRGLPPRSAWDDRHDEATRHAIGVVEELESQGVSVLPLALDVTDADAARATLTPDFLRMPPIRGVVHAAGAVHGRLVDDLDEDSIRETLHAKVLGAVVLHELFPPGSIDEMVLFSSTAPLVVLPGCTAYAAANSFLDGLAAHRRHRGGNTTSIAWTVWRDTGLGRLTADGLQSMQAQGFGDITPAEALRVWNCLHTTDDGYALVVRPSMPPPGGRRALFEHIRDPRSGEPDGGAAAEPVTLLRDLPADEVPDAAMAVIRSVVAAETGVPEDRIEPERPFSDIGLDSVMGIAIRGKLQQHTGIELSAGVLWTHPTPAALTRYLSGVATR is encoded by the coding sequence GTGCTGGATCTGGGGGAGGGCGCCGAAGAAGCCGCGTTCGAGCTGGTGGCGAGCGTCCTCCACGCACCTCCGGCGGAGGACTGGCTGGCCATCCGGAACGGCGAGCTGCTCGCCGGGCGCGTGGTGCCCCGCCCGGACCGGGTCCGGACGCCACCGGTGAACCTGCGCCCCGACGCCACCTACGTGGTGACCGGCGGTCTCGGCGCACTCGGCCTGGAGGCGGCGCGTCACCTGGCCGCCCGGGGCGCCCGTCGCCTGGTCCTGACCAGCAGGCGCGGCCTGCCACCGCGGTCGGCCTGGGACGACCGGCACGACGAGGCGACCCGGCACGCCATCGGCGTCGTCGAGGAGCTCGAAAGCCAGGGGGTGAGCGTGCTCCCGCTCGCGCTCGACGTGACCGACGCCGACGCCGCACGGGCGACGCTGACACCGGACTTCCTGCGCATGCCGCCGATCCGGGGCGTGGTCCACGCGGCCGGAGCCGTGCACGGGCGCCTGGTGGACGACCTGGACGAGGACTCGATCCGGGAGACGCTGCACGCCAAGGTGCTGGGAGCGGTGGTCCTGCACGAGCTGTTCCCGCCGGGCAGCATCGACGAGATGGTGCTGTTCTCCTCCACCGCACCGCTGGTCGTGCTGCCCGGCTGCACGGCCTACGCCGCGGCCAACTCCTTCTTGGACGGCCTGGCCGCGCATCGGCGGCACCGGGGCGGGAACACCACCTCGATCGCCTGGACGGTGTGGCGGGACACCGGCCTGGGCAGGCTCACCGCCGACGGGCTGCAGAGCATGCAGGCCCAGGGCTTCGGTGACATCACCCCGGCCGAGGCACTGCGGGTGTGGAACTGCCTGCACACCACGGACGACGGCTACGCGCTGGTGGTCCGGCCGAGCATGCCGCCACCGGGCGGACGCCGCGCGCTCTTCGAGCACATCCGTGATCCCCGAAGCGGCGAGCCGGACGGGGGAGCGGCGGCGGAGCCGGTCACCCTCCTGCGCGACCTGCCCGCGGACGAGGTGCCCGACGCGGCGATGGCCGTGATCCGGAGTGTGGTGGCGGCGGAGACCGGCGTGCCGGAGGACCGCATCGAACCCGAACGACCGTTTTCGGACATCGGCCTGGACTCGGTCATGGGCATCGCCATCCGCGGGAAACTGCAGCAGCACACCGGGATCGAGCTGTCGGCGGGCGTTCTCTGGACCCATCCCACACCGGCGGCACTGACGCGTTACCTCAGTGGCGTGGCGACGCGCTGA
- a CDS encoding type I polyketide synthase: MKRSNSGAPGNDVAVVGLGLRLAGGISGPADFWAGLTAARSEVGDLPEGRWSSYRASGPAAVAAVDRAVRRAAYLEDAASFDAEFFGVTPKEAVLLDPQQRLVLEVVWEALEHAGIPPLSLGGTNAAVLIGVGGGEYGQLLLNDPERIGPWSSIGGAYCAVANRVSYFLDLRGPSLALDSACSSSLAAIHFGRQALLSGECDVVLAGGVNLIAAPAQTLSLGASGALAADGRSKPFAASADGYGRGEGAGVVVLKRLDHARRDGDNVLAVVRASTVRQDGRTNGIMAPNGAAQEEMLRSVYGKAGITPSDVDYLEAHGTGTPLGDPVEAAAAAAVLGAGRTPDSPLFIGSVKGNVGHLEAGAGVVGVIKTVLAMRAGVLPPTVGAGDGVNPAVEAEQSVKVVTEPTPWPEVAGKPKLAGVSSFGYGGTIAHVCLAEGDPVEPGTERGATDGPHLLLLSAATREALAPAVSGLADALETGEQDVGAVAATLAVHRSHLPWRTAVLAGDRGEAVDRLRAWSASAKVPGVVHGRAAEPAAGPVFVFSGHGSQWAGMGRELLRASKPFAALCERLEPIFREEVGYSLIAELDEGDCTRTSRIQATLFAMHLGLAEVWRSRGVEPVAALGHSMGEIAAAVVAGVWSAEDAARFACRRANLLDSVTGLGGMVLLDVPFDELQARLAGRAGLAAAIEPARGWSVLAGDAAAVQEYAAVLAGEGRVVRQVASDVAFHSPHMDELVDDLAAAARGLSIGAPSLPLYGTVLDDPRSDAPRDSGYWPQNLRRPVRFAAAIEAALQDGHRHFLELSPHPVVTHNIAQIAEALPVQAVTAAHSLRRAQPALAELTEQLGRLHCAGVRVDWRAHWPRSAAVELPRTAWQHRRYWLPEAPADRGTGGHDPASCTLLGSRLTAATAPPSAVWQTTLAPESRPYDAPHTVHGVDIVPASVLLCTLADAIAGDTGRPRHLRDVVLRTPLPAEQNRAVQVVCQDGRAVLSSRLEEASEETSWTTHTSARDGGEAAVRAGSVEPAEGQAVPAGADEVLDLLRPLGVSGLAFDWTVDDLRHDDAVVHATVSTPGRAPHWAVVLDAATTLASLPLARQGVHRMPASIESVGWTGAPPPSAHLVARLRSGTVDTIDLDLRGADGESAARVTGLRFGVLDADRTLFADPRTFLHGLSWQPVEAAAVETSAATVTLVSAEPSELADRLAEHLVRAGFGCTVAADAQDVSPPAGDEPHHVVYLPPAPRPGDEYEATVDHLTELVGVTRSVVEADRPGTRLWVLTREAVACASPAALTHRPLWGPHG; encoded by the coding sequence ATGAAGCGTTCGAATTCCGGTGCCCCGGGCAACGACGTCGCCGTGGTGGGCCTCGGCCTGCGGCTGGCCGGCGGCATCAGCGGTCCGGCGGACTTCTGGGCCGGCTTGACGGCGGCGCGGAGCGAGGTCGGGGACCTGCCCGAAGGGCGTTGGTCTTCGTACCGGGCGAGCGGTCCCGCGGCCGTGGCCGCGGTGGACCGAGCCGTCCGGCGCGCCGCCTACCTGGAGGACGCCGCGAGCTTCGACGCCGAGTTCTTCGGCGTCACCCCCAAGGAAGCGGTGCTGCTGGACCCGCAGCAGCGGCTCGTGCTGGAAGTCGTCTGGGAGGCCCTGGAACACGCCGGTATTCCGCCTCTTTCGCTCGGTGGCACCAACGCCGCGGTGCTGATCGGCGTTGGTGGCGGGGAATACGGGCAGCTGCTGCTGAACGATCCCGAGCGGATCGGGCCGTGGAGCAGCATCGGCGGGGCGTACTGCGCCGTCGCGAACCGGGTTTCGTACTTCCTCGACCTGCGCGGTCCCAGTCTGGCGCTGGATTCGGCTTGTTCGTCGTCGCTCGCAGCGATCCACTTCGGACGGCAGGCGCTGCTCTCCGGCGAGTGCGACGTCGTGCTCGCGGGCGGGGTCAACTTGATCGCCGCCCCCGCGCAAACCCTCTCGCTGGGTGCGTCGGGAGCGCTGGCGGCCGACGGCCGGAGCAAGCCGTTCGCGGCGTCGGCCGACGGTTACGGGCGCGGCGAGGGCGCCGGTGTCGTGGTGCTCAAGCGGCTGGACCACGCCCGCCGCGACGGCGACAACGTGCTGGCCGTCGTCCGCGCCAGCACGGTCCGGCAGGACGGCCGCACCAACGGGATCATGGCCCCCAACGGAGCCGCCCAGGAGGAGATGCTCCGGTCCGTCTACGGAAAGGCGGGCATCACCCCGTCCGACGTGGACTACCTGGAAGCGCACGGCACCGGGACACCGCTCGGTGATCCGGTGGAGGCGGCCGCGGCCGCGGCCGTCCTGGGCGCCGGCCGGACGCCGGACTCGCCCCTGTTCATCGGTTCGGTCAAGGGTAACGTGGGGCACCTCGAGGCCGGGGCCGGCGTGGTCGGCGTCATCAAGACGGTGCTGGCCATGCGGGCCGGCGTCCTGCCGCCCACGGTGGGCGCCGGAGACGGCGTCAACCCGGCGGTCGAAGCCGAGCAATCGGTCAAGGTGGTGACCGAGCCGACGCCGTGGCCCGAAGTCGCTGGCAAACCGAAGCTCGCGGGGGTGTCCAGCTTCGGGTACGGAGGCACCATCGCGCACGTCTGCCTGGCGGAAGGCGACCCGGTGGAACCGGGCACCGAGCGGGGCGCCACCGACGGCCCGCACCTGCTCCTGCTCTCCGCCGCCACCCGGGAGGCGCTCGCGCCGGCGGTGAGCGGGCTCGCGGACGCGCTGGAGACGGGCGAGCAGGACGTCGGAGCGGTGGCGGCCACGCTGGCCGTGCACCGGTCGCACCTGCCGTGGCGGACCGCCGTGCTCGCCGGCGACCGCGGCGAGGCGGTCGATCGCCTCCGGGCGTGGTCGGCGTCGGCGAAGGTGCCCGGGGTCGTGCACGGCCGGGCGGCCGAGCCGGCGGCGGGGCCGGTGTTCGTGTTCTCCGGGCACGGCTCCCAGTGGGCTGGCATGGGCCGGGAGCTGCTCCGGGCGAGCAAGCCGTTCGCGGCCCTGTGCGAGCGGCTCGAGCCGATCTTCCGCGAGGAGGTGGGCTACTCGCTCATCGCCGAACTCGACGAGGGGGACTGCACCCGAACCAGCCGCATCCAGGCGACCCTGTTCGCCATGCACCTGGGTCTCGCCGAGGTGTGGCGGTCCCGGGGGGTCGAACCGGTGGCGGCGCTCGGTCACTCCATGGGGGAGATCGCCGCGGCGGTGGTCGCGGGCGTGTGGAGCGCGGAAGACGCCGCCCGGTTCGCCTGCCGCCGCGCGAACCTGCTCGACTCGGTGACGGGCCTCGGCGGCATGGTCCTGCTGGACGTGCCGTTCGACGAGCTGCAGGCGCGGCTGGCGGGCCGGGCCGGGCTGGCCGCGGCGATCGAACCGGCCCGTGGGTGGTCGGTGCTGGCCGGTGACGCGGCCGCGGTGCAGGAGTACGCGGCCGTGCTGGCCGGCGAGGGCCGCGTGGTCCGCCAGGTGGCTTCCGACGTCGCCTTCCACAGCCCGCACATGGACGAACTCGTCGACGACCTCGCCGCCGCGGCGCGCGGGTTGTCGATCGGTGCGCCGTCGTTGCCGCTGTACGGCACGGTTCTCGACGACCCGCGGTCGGACGCACCGCGGGATTCCGGTTACTGGCCGCAGAACCTCCGGCGGCCCGTCCGGTTCGCGGCGGCCATCGAGGCCGCGCTCCAGGACGGCCACCGTCACTTCCTGGAGCTCTCCCCGCATCCCGTCGTCACCCACAACATCGCCCAGATCGCGGAGGCGCTGCCGGTCCAGGCGGTCACCGCGGCGCACTCGCTGCGTCGTGCGCAGCCGGCGCTCGCGGAGCTGACCGAGCAGCTGGGCAGGCTGCACTGCGCCGGAGTCCGGGTCGACTGGCGGGCCCACTGGCCCCGCTCGGCCGCCGTCGAGCTGCCGCGCACGGCCTGGCAGCACCGCCGGTACTGGCTTCCCGAGGCGCCGGCGGACCGGGGCACCGGCGGTCACGACCCGGCGTCGTGCACCCTGCTCGGTTCCCGGCTGACGGCGGCCACCGCGCCGCCCTCGGCCGTGTGGCAGACGACCCTGGCGCCCGAAAGCCGGCCCTACGACGCTCCGCACACCGTGCACGGGGTGGACATCGTCCCGGCTTCCGTGCTGCTCTGCACGCTCGCCGACGCGATCGCGGGCGACACCGGCCGGCCGCGTCACCTCCGGGACGTCGTCCTGCGCACGCCGCTGCCGGCCGAGCAGAACCGCGCTGTTCAGGTCGTTTGCCAGGACGGGCGGGCAGTGCTTTCCTCCCGGCTCGAGGAAGCGTCCGAAGAGACGTCGTGGACCACGCACACCTCGGCCCGCGACGGTGGTGAGGCCGCGGTGCGCGCCGGCTCGGTCGAGCCGGCCGAAGGGCAGGCGGTCCCCGCCGGTGCCGACGAGGTGCTCGACCTGCTCCGGCCGCTGGGGGTTTCGGGGCTGGCCTTCGACTGGACGGTGGACGACCTCCGGCACGACGACGCGGTGGTGCACGCGACCGTGTCGACGCCCGGCCGGGCGCCCCACTGGGCCGTGGTCCTCGACGCCGCCACCACCTTGGCCTCGCTGCCGCTGGCCCGGCAGGGCGTCCACCGCATGCCCGCGTCGATCGAGTCGGTCGGGTGGACCGGTGCGCCGCCGCCCTCGGCACACTTGGTCGCACGCCTGCGCAGCGGCACCGTCGACACCATCGACCTGGATCTGCGCGGGGCCGACGGAGAGTCGGCCGCCCGGGTCACCGGGCTCCGGTTCGGTGTTCTCGACGCCGACCGGACCCTGTTCGCCGACCCGCGGACCTTCCTGCACGGCTTGTCCTGGCAACCGGTGGAAGCCGCGGCCGTCGAGACGTCCGCGGCCACCGTCACGCTGGTCTCGGCCGAACCGTCGGAGCTCGCGGACCGGCTCGCCGAGCACCTCGTCCGGGCCGGTTTCGGGTGCACGGTCGCCGCGGACGCCCAGGACGTCTCGCCGCCCGCGGGCGACGAGCCACACCACGTGGTCTATCTGCCTCCGGCGCCCCGGCCCGGAGACGAGTACGAGGCGACCGTGGACCACCTCACCGAGCTCGTCGGTGTCACCCGTTCCGTGGTCGAAGCCGACCGGCCGGGCACCCGGTTGTGGGTGCTCACCCGGGAAGCGGTGGCCTGCGCCAGTCCGGCCGCCCTCACGCATCGGCCCCTGTGGGGGCCGCACGGGTGA
- a CDS encoding multicopper oxidase family protein: MLTRRDALKLGSAAGAAVLFPVNRLASALSDDPPGVPPFSLPLPVPPVLKPAHRTADTDFYDMRISETELEILPGFRTRTLTFAGSFPGPTVRARRGREVVIRQFNGLRSPVTVHLHGAAVPASSDGHPMDPIAPGRARVYRYPNDQRAATLWYHDHTHELEAEQIYRGLSGAYLLSDPVETRLPLPTGEFDVPLLLRDAKFDSEGQFAFVPDDFTNRPTVLVNGRPQPHFEVKRKLYRLRLINGSNLEMFRFRLTSGAPFLQIAADGGFLRAPAVRPEIDLWPAERAEVLVDFRSVPPGTAVVLQNAVALSADKRDILQFRVGGGAPPSERESDVPSWSRTAFSPPRTEIPGWPATEPPRRQPTRTRRFVLGLDLASGRFLINGRGFDPDRVDATIEHGSTEIWEIVNGDAALGIQHSMHLHLVQFRVLDRNGKPEPAHDSFPKDTVRLYPGDVVRIQVTFDSHLGRFPFHCHFLDHAAHSMMGQFEVVPRR; encoded by the coding sequence GTGCTGACCAGAAGAGACGCGCTCAAACTCGGTTCCGCCGCGGGCGCGGCGGTGCTCTTCCCGGTGAACCGGCTGGCGTCCGCGCTCTCTGACGACCCGCCGGGCGTGCCGCCCTTCTCACTGCCGTTGCCGGTCCCCCCGGTGCTGAAGCCCGCGCACCGCACGGCGGACACCGACTTCTACGACATGCGGATCTCGGAGACCGAACTGGAGATCCTGCCCGGGTTCCGGACCCGGACCCTCACCTTCGCCGGGAGTTTTCCCGGCCCCACCGTCCGCGCTCGGCGTGGCCGCGAGGTGGTGATCAGGCAGTTCAACGGCCTGCGGAGCCCCGTCACGGTGCACCTGCACGGCGCCGCCGTGCCGGCGTCGAGCGACGGGCACCCGATGGACCCGATCGCGCCCGGCCGGGCCCGGGTGTACCGGTACCCGAACGACCAGCGGGCCGCCACGCTCTGGTACCACGACCACACGCACGAGCTGGAAGCCGAGCAGATCTACCGCGGACTTTCCGGTGCATACCTGCTTTCGGACCCGGTGGAAACGCGGCTTCCGCTGCCCACCGGCGAATTCGACGTCCCCTTGCTGCTCCGGGACGCGAAGTTCGACAGCGAGGGCCAGTTCGCCTTCGTGCCGGACGACTTCACGAACCGGCCCACCGTCCTCGTCAACGGGCGGCCGCAACCCCATTTCGAGGTCAAGCGGAAGCTGTACCGCCTCCGGCTGATCAACGGATCGAACCTGGAGATGTTCAGGTTCCGCCTCACCTCCGGAGCGCCGTTCCTGCAGATCGCCGCCGACGGTGGCTTCCTGCGTGCCCCCGCGGTGCGGCCGGAGATCGACCTCTGGCCGGCCGAGCGTGCCGAGGTGCTGGTGGACTTCCGGTCGGTGCCGCCGGGCACCGCCGTCGTGCTGCAGAACGCGGTGGCGCTGTCCGCGGACAAGCGCGACATCCTGCAGTTCCGGGTCGGCGGCGGTGCTCCGCCGTCCGAGCGGGAGAGCGACGTCCCGAGCTGGTCACGCACCGCGTTTTCCCCGCCGCGGACGGAGATCCCGGGCTGGCCGGCGACCGAGCCGCCGCGAAGACAGCCGACGAGAACGCGGCGATTCGTCCTGGGGCTCGATCTCGCGAGCGGCCGGTTCCTCATCAACGGCCGCGGGTTCGACCCGGACCGGGTGGACGCCACGATCGAGCACGGCTCGACCGAGATCTGGGAGATCGTCAACGGCGACGCCGCTCTCGGCATCCAGCATTCGATGCACCTGCACCTGGTGCAGTTCCGGGTCCTCGACCGGAACGGCAAACCCGAGCCCGCCCACGACTCCTTCCCGAAGGACACCGTCCGGCTGTACCCCGGGGACGTGGTCCGCATCCAGGTCACGTTCGATTCCCACCTCGGCCGGTTCCCGTTCCACTGCCATTTCCTCGACCACGCGGCCCACTCGATGATGGGCCAGTTCGAAGTCGTGCCCCGCCGCTGA